A genomic window from Salvelinus alpinus chromosome 10, SLU_Salpinus.1, whole genome shotgun sequence includes:
- the LOC139531643 gene encoding E3 ubiquitin-protein ligase RLIM-like codes for MVMDPPGGRDERRRQAERLRREEAYYHFINDLSEEEYRLMRDSNLLGTPGEVTAEELRQRLDGAKERVSSQPRPEPRPQNTETGEEEGSSGTAEPGAETSNGDSLLEWLNTFRRTGNATRSGQSGNQTWRAVSRTNPNSGEFRFSLEININHEQPEPGEHSDTPDPSELSPVPPPSMASIRTSPSTRPSPYTPARPSPYPSPRATLGRRAQTRRTRSTTTTPPLTPAPFTSPLSPPTALSTTALHLPPFPITPPTLPDQSSPPQLQSPSGASSPEERQEEGVATLDCPRVAPQPGPQGASVGREPRSSRTRSRGRTRRAAAGGGTSSRSSRRRSRSPLQRNPAPNSATLSPNGGSGNGGSNNIHTAEPSNGTASVSMETGEAVSEPAVVAEPGPEAGEQEAEAHTAGAGGAGGVRRHPTIMLDLQVRRIRPGENRDRDSIASRTRSRARAAENTVTFESDSGGFRRTISRSERAGIRTYVSTIRIPLRRISETGLGEPSSTALRSILRQIMTGFGELSSLMETEADSETTGGTPGHQDPAGPNANTTTQAYHSHGNESGTGAEGQAGGVEMETEGAAGAEEEGGQERLVGSDGGAGGVPTPNEGRPTTRDTNNLVENGTLPILRLAHFFLLNDEEDEEHPRGLTKEQIDNLATRTYGQASLEGEAGRACSVCINEYAQGNKLRRLPCAHEFHIHCIDRWLSENNTCPICRQPILPVHQD; via the exons ATGGTGATGGACCCTCCCGGTGGGCGAGACGAGCGGCGGCGTCAGGCGGAGCGTCTTAGAAGGGAGGAGGCGTACTATCACTTCATCAATGATCTGAGCGAGGAAGAGTACCGCCTCATGAGAGACAGCAACCTGCTGGGCACACCTG GTGAAGTGACAGCTGAGGAGCTACGGCAGCGCCTGGACGGGGCAAAGGAGCGTGTGTCATCTCAGCCCCGACCTGAACCACGCCCACAAAACACAGAGACCGGAGAAGAGGAGGGAAGCAGCg GTACTGCTGAGCCGGGAGCAGAGACGTCTAATGGCGACTCACTGCTGGAGTGGCTGAACACGTTCCGACGAACCGGGAATGCCACGCGGAGCGGCCAGAGCGGCAACCAGACGTGGCGCGCGGTCAGCCGCACCAACCCCAACAGTGGAGAGTTCCGCTTCAGCCTGGAGATCAACATcaaccatgagcagccagagccaggaGAGCACAGTGACACCCCCGACCCCTCAGAGTTGTCCCCTGTCCCCCCTCCATCCATGGCGTCCATACGCACTTCCCCCTCCACTCGCCCCTCACCCTACACCCCTGCCCGGCCCTCCCCCTATCCCTCACCTCGAGCAACCCTGGGCAGGAGGGCTCAAACCCGCCGTACACGCAGTACTACCACCACCCCTCCTCTGACTCCAGCACCCTTCACCTCACCCCTGTCCCCCCCTACTGCTCTGAGTACAACAGCCCTCCACCTCCCCCCATTCCCCATCACCCCCCCTACCCTTCCAGATCAAAGCAGCCCTCCACAGCTCCAGTCCCCAAGCGGAGCTTCCTCCccagaggagaggcaggaggagggtgTTGCTACCCTGGACTGCCCCCGTGTAGCGCCCCAGCCTGGCCCCCAGGGGGCGTCTGTGGGGCGTGAGCCACGCAGCAGCAGGACTCGTTCCCGCGGCCGGACCCGCAGGGCTGCGGCAGGAGGTGGGACTTCCTCCCGGTCGTCTAGGAGACGTAGCCGCTCCCCTCTTCAGAGAAACCCAGCCCCTAACTCCGCTACCTTATCCCCTAATGGTGGGAGTGGAAATGGTGGCTCTAATAATATCCACACTGCCGAGCCCAGCAATGGAACTGCTTCTGTCTCCATGGAGACCGGTGAGGCCGTGTCAGAGCCGGCTGTAGTAGCAGAGCCTGGTCCAGAGGCAGGGGAGCAGGAGGCAGAGGCACACACGGCCGGGGCGGGGGGCGCAGGAGGGGTACGCCGCCATCCCACCATCATGCTGGACCTGCAGGTGCGTCGCATCCGACCGGGAGAGAACCGGGACCGAGACAGCATCGCCAGCCGTACCCGCTCCCGGGCCCGCGCTGCCGAGAATACCGTCACCTTCGAGAGTGACAGTGGAGGCTTCCGGCGCACCATCTCCCGCTCGGAGCGGGCCGGGATCCGGACCTACGTCAGCACCATCCGGATCCCTCTGAGGAGGATCAGTGAGACTGGCCTGGGGGAGCCCAGCTCCACCGCCCTGCGCTCCATCCTCAGACAGATCATGACCGGCTTCGGAGAACTCAGCTCCCTCATGGAGACGGAGGCTGACTCTGAGACCACCGGGGGCACGCCAGGTCACCAGGACCCTGCTGGACCCAACGCAAACACCACCACACAGGCCTACCATAGCCACGGCAACGAGAGTGGAACTGGGGCGGAAGGTCAGGCaggaggggtggagatggagaccgAGGGAGCGGCAGGGGCCGAGGAGGAAGGAGGCCAGGAGAGATTAGTTGGGAGTGATGGCGGTGCCGGTGGAGTCCCCACCCCCAATGAGGGTCGGCCGACGACCAGGGACACAAACAACCTGGTGGAAAACGGCACACTGCCCATCCTGCGTCTAGCCCACTTCTTTCTGCTCAacgatgaggaggatgaggagcaCCCTCGTGGCCTGACCAAAGAGCAGATCGATAATCTGGCCACGCGCACCTACGGCCAGGCCAGCCTGGAGGGAGAGGCGGGGCGCGCCTGCAGCGTCTGCATTAATGAGTATGCCCAGGGGAATAAGCTGCGCCGCCTGCCCTGCGCCCACGAGTTCCACATCCACTGCATCGACCGCTGGCTCTCTGAGAACAACACCTGCCCCATCTGCAGGCAGCCCATCCTCCCTGTGCACCAGGACTGA